The following proteins are co-located in the Ensifer sp. WSM1721 genome:
- a CDS encoding site-specific DNA-methyltransferase has translation MSSVVSLAEISRAARPLNWLDSIIKGDCVAALNALPDNSVDVVFADPPYNLQLGGTLHRPDQSLVDAVDDDWDQFASFEAYDAFTRAWLLACRRVLKPTGTLWVIGSYHNIFRVGAILQDLHFWILNDIIWRKTNPMPNFKGRRFQNAHETLIWATPNAKAKGYTFNYEAMKAANDDVQMRSDWLFPICSGTERLKDEDGKKVHPTQKPEALLARILMASTKPGDVVLDPFFGSGTTGAVAKRLGRHFVGIEREQDYIDAAAARIAAVEPLGKATLSVMTGKKAEPRVAFNTLIESGLIKPGTVLTDAKRRYSAIVRADGTLASGGEAGSIHRVGAKVQGLDACNGWTFWHFEEGSVLKPIDELRSVIRNDLAKLN, from the coding sequence ATGTCTTCAGTTGTTTCGCTTGCCGAAATCTCCCGTGCCGCCCGTCCGTTGAATTGGCTGGACAGCATCATAAAGGGGGATTGCGTGGCCGCGCTGAACGCGCTTCCCGACAATTCGGTCGATGTCGTGTTCGCCGACCCGCCCTACAATCTCCAACTCGGCGGCACGCTGCACCGGCCCGACCAGTCGCTGGTCGATGCTGTGGACGACGATTGGGACCAGTTCGCCTCATTCGAGGCCTATGATGCCTTCACCCGCGCCTGGCTGCTCGCCTGCCGCCGTGTGCTGAAGCCCACCGGCACGCTCTGGGTGATCGGCTCCTACCACAATATCTTCCGCGTCGGTGCGATCCTGCAGGACCTGCATTTCTGGATCCTGAACGATATCATCTGGCGCAAGACCAATCCGATGCCGAACTTCAAGGGCCGCCGCTTTCAGAATGCGCATGAAACGCTGATCTGGGCGACGCCGAACGCCAAGGCCAAGGGCTACACCTTCAACTACGAAGCGATGAAGGCGGCGAACGACGACGTCCAGATGCGCTCCGACTGGCTCTTCCCCATCTGCTCGGGGACCGAGCGGCTGAAGGACGAGGACGGGAAGAAGGTGCACCCGACACAGAAGCCGGAAGCGCTGCTCGCCCGTATTCTGATGGCTTCGACCAAGCCTGGCGATGTCGTGCTCGACCCGTTCTTCGGCTCCGGCACCACCGGCGCCGTCGCAAAGCGTCTCGGTCGCCATTTCGTCGGCATCGAGCGCGAGCAGGACTATATCGATGCGGCCGCCGCGCGCATTGCCGCGGTCGAGCCGCTTGGCAAGGCGACGCTCTCGGTCATGACCGGCAAGAAGGCGGAGCCGCGCGTCGCGTTCAACACGCTGATTGAAAGCGGCCTCATCAAGCCGGGCACGGTCTTGACCGACGCGAAGCGCCGATACAGCGCGATCGTGCGTGCCGACGGCACGCTGGCATCGGGAGGCGAGGCCGGCTCCATCCACCGCGTCGGCGCCAAGGTGCAGGGCCTCGACGCCTGCAACGGCTGGACCTTCTGGCATTTCGAGGAGGGGAGCGTCCTGAAACCCATCGACGAACTCAGATCCGTCATTCGAAACGACCTGGCAAAACTGAACTGA
- a CDS encoding calcium-binding protein → MVTRIYGTNYADILKQNGYIAVEIYAYDGDDDIYLNRTDSYGGYNFVDAGYGNDLVVNYFEGGNDIYLGGGNDLYVADIRTRDASSYDVVYGGSGNDRFEIEGYASDYYGESGNDTFLSVGFNNYFNGGTGIDTISYQFQDDWSSERGRGVTIDLGYKYATTASGRREDLISIENATGTNYGHDDIAGSSVANVLRGLGGNDVLEGLGGDDFLDGGSGADNLYGGSGADILRGGTGFDYLTGGPGTDNFDFNAIAETAVGSRRDVITDFHRSEWDVIDLSTIDADTTWSGNQSFTFIGNRGFSGEAGELNFRSGVVSGDVNGDGYADFQIKVNGVTSLRVDDFFL, encoded by the coding sequence ATGGTCACGCGCATCTACGGTACGAATTACGCCGACATCCTCAAGCAGAACGGCTATATCGCCGTCGAGATCTACGCCTATGACGGCGACGACGACATCTACCTGAACCGGACCGACAGCTACGGCGGATACAACTTCGTCGATGCGGGCTACGGCAACGACCTCGTCGTCAACTACTTCGAAGGCGGCAACGACATCTATCTGGGCGGCGGCAACGATCTCTATGTCGCCGACATCCGCACGCGTGACGCAAGCTCCTACGACGTCGTCTATGGCGGCAGTGGCAACGACCGCTTCGAAATCGAAGGCTATGCCAGCGACTATTACGGCGAGAGCGGCAACGACACTTTCCTCTCCGTCGGCTTCAATAACTATTTTAACGGCGGCACCGGTATCGACACGATCAGCTACCAGTTCCAGGACGACTGGAGCTCGGAGCGCGGCCGCGGCGTCACCATCGATCTCGGCTACAAATACGCGACCACGGCAAGCGGCCGCCGTGAAGACCTGATCAGCATCGAGAACGCGACCGGCACGAACTACGGCCATGACGACATTGCCGGCAGTTCCGTCGCCAACGTGCTGCGCGGTCTCGGCGGCAACGACGTCCTCGAAGGCCTTGGCGGCGACGACTTCCTCGATGGCGGCTCCGGCGCCGACAATCTCTATGGCGGCTCGGGGGCCGACATCCTGCGCGGCGGCACCGGGTTCGACTATCTGACTGGCGGCCCCGGCACGGACAATTTCGATTTCAATGCGATCGCGGAAACGGCAGTCGGCAGCCGGCGCGACGTGATCACCGATTTCCACCGGTCCGAATGGGACGTCATCGACCTTTCGACGATCGACGCCGATACCACCTGGAGCGGAAACCAGAGCTTCACCTTCATCGGTAACCGCGGCTTTTCCGGCGAGGCTGGCGAGCTGAATTTTCGCTCCGGCGTTGTCTCGGGGGATGTAAACGGTGACGGCTATGCCGATTTCCAGATCAAGGTGAACGGCGTGACAAGCCTCAGGGTCGACGACTTCTTCCTCTGA
- a CDS encoding HAD family phosphatase, producing the protein MSIEIRHIVFDIGKVLIHYDPHLPYSRIIPDEEERKWFFANICTQEWNVEQDRGRSWEEAEALLIRDYPDREEHIRAFRRHWHEMVPHAYVETVSIMESLIADGRDVTMLTNFASDTFREAQKLYPFLTLPRGVTVSGDVGLIKPDVEIYRTHARAFDLEPTATIFIDDSFANVEGARAAGWHSVHFTDAQKLKLDLAAYGIQPYGGLGRGGEIWESKSRPVFERPS; encoded by the coding sequence ATGAGCATCGAAATCCGCCACATCGTTTTCGACATCGGCAAGGTGCTGATTCACTACGACCCACACCTCCCTTATTCCCGGATCATCCCGGACGAGGAGGAGCGCAAATGGTTCTTCGCCAATATCTGCACTCAGGAGTGGAACGTGGAACAGGATCGCGGCCGGTCATGGGAAGAGGCGGAAGCCCTCCTCATCCGCGATTATCCCGACCGGGAGGAGCACATCCGCGCTTTCCGTCGGCACTGGCATGAAATGGTGCCGCACGCCTATGTCGAGACGGTAAGCATTATGGAGAGCTTGATCGCCGATGGCCGGGACGTGACGATGCTGACCAATTTCGCCTCCGACACCTTCCGCGAGGCCCAGAAGCTTTACCCCTTCCTGACACTGCCGCGCGGCGTCACGGTTTCAGGCGATGTCGGCCTTATCAAGCCCGATGTCGAGATCTACAGGACCCATGCGAGGGCCTTCGACCTCGAACCGACAGCAACAATCTTCATCGATGACAGTTTTGCCAATGTCGAGGGCGCCCGGGCCGCTGGCTGGCATTCGGTTCATTTCACCGATGCCCAGAAGCTGAAGCTCGATCTAGCGGCCTACGGCATTCAACCCTATGGCGGTCTCGGCCGCGGCGGGGAGATCTGGGAATCGAAGTCGAGGCCGGTCTTCGAACGGCCCTCGTGA
- the mutY gene encoding A/G-specific adenine glycosylase — MKRETPQAMDVALLLDWYDRHHRDLPWRVSPPMARRGAAADPYHVWLSEVMLQQTTVRAVKAYFEKFLTLWPTIEDLAAAEAEDVMKAWAGLGYYARARNLKKCAEVVAREHDGRFPDTEEGLKLLPGIGDYTAAAVAAIAFNRRSAVLDGNVERVISRLYAMETPLPAAKPEMRALVLGLTPADRPGDFAQAMMDLGATICTPRRPACSLCPFRGSCRALVTADPETFPRKAAKKQKPLRLGAVFVAIDSSEAVYLQKRPDNGLLGGMTEVPGTDWSARRDGDTSIEAQPFAAPWEPCGTVSHVFTHFELRLSVYRASVGHARGMANGWWEPIGSLKEQALPTVMKKAIAKAIPQAFKAG, encoded by the coding sequence ATGAAGCGCGAAACCCCTCAGGCGATGGACGTCGCCCTCCTCCTCGACTGGTATGACCGCCACCACCGCGACCTGCCGTGGCGGGTCTCGCCGCCGATGGCGCGAAGGGGTGCAGCCGCCGATCCCTACCATGTCTGGCTGTCCGAAGTGATGCTTCAGCAAACCACGGTCCGGGCGGTCAAGGCCTATTTCGAGAAATTTCTCACGCTCTGGCCGACGATCGAAGATCTCGCCGCCGCCGAGGCCGAGGACGTGATGAAGGCCTGGGCCGGGCTCGGCTATTATGCCCGCGCCCGCAACCTGAAGAAATGCGCCGAGGTGGTGGCGCGCGAGCACGACGGCCGTTTTCCAGACACCGAGGAAGGGCTGAAACTGCTTCCGGGCATAGGCGACTATACGGCAGCCGCAGTCGCAGCGATCGCCTTCAACCGGCGAAGCGCCGTTCTCGACGGCAATGTCGAGCGCGTGATTTCACGGCTCTACGCCATGGAGACGCCGCTGCCGGCCGCCAAGCCCGAGATGCGGGCCCTGGTCCTCGGCCTCACGCCGGCCGATCGGCCGGGCGACTTCGCGCAGGCGATGATGGACCTCGGCGCGACCATCTGCACGCCGAGACGTCCGGCCTGCTCGCTCTGTCCCTTCCGCGGAAGCTGCCGGGCACTGGTGACGGCCGACCCGGAGACGTTTCCGCGCAAGGCTGCCAAGAAGCAAAAGCCGCTGCGCCTCGGCGCCGTTTTCGTGGCGATCGACAGTTCCGAAGCCGTCTATCTGCAGAAGCGACCCGACAATGGTCTCCTCGGCGGCATGACCGAGGTCCCCGGCACGGACTGGTCTGCGCGTCGCGACGGCGACACGTCGATCGAGGCGCAGCCTTTCGCCGCTCCCTGGGAGCCCTGCGGCACGGTCAGTCACGTGTTCACGCATTTCGAGTTGCGCCTTTCCGTCTATCGCGCCAGTGTCGGACACGCCCGGGGCATGGCAAACGGCTGGTGGGAACCGATCGGCTCGCTCAAGGAGCAGGCGCTTCCGACCGTCATGAAGAAGGCAATCGCAAAAGCTATACCGCAGGCGTTCAAAGCCGGGTAA
- a CDS encoding DUF721 domain-containing protein: protein MSEGKARRGVVQISEVANGLIDPVLAKRAGINTMLLGSWDEIAGQEFADCTRPEKIAWPRRASEIGAEGGYQPGVLTIACEGARALFLTHAQGELIQRINGFFGFHAIGQVRIVQKPVSASPKRKGRPRALAGEAARRLEAMVEGIESEALKMALTRLGTAVLSSRRR, encoded by the coding sequence GTGAGTGAGGGAAAAGCCCGTCGGGGCGTCGTTCAGATCAGCGAAGTCGCCAACGGCCTGATCGATCCGGTGCTGGCGAAGCGCGCCGGCATCAATACGATGCTGCTTGGCTCCTGGGACGAGATCGCTGGCCAGGAGTTCGCCGATTGCACCCGGCCGGAAAAAATCGCCTGGCCGCGCCGCGCATCGGAGATCGGGGCCGAAGGCGGCTACCAGCCGGGGGTGCTGACAATCGCCTGCGAGGGCGCGCGGGCGCTCTTCCTGACCCATGCCCAGGGTGAATTGATCCAGCGCATCAACGGCTTCTTCGGCTTCCACGCGATCGGTCAGGTGCGCATTGTCCAGAAGCCGGTATCAGCCTCGCCGAAACGCAAGGGTCGGCCGCGCGCCCTTGCGGGTGAGGCTGCCCGCCGGCTCGAGGCCATGGTGGAGGGCATCGAGAGCGAGGCGTTGAAGATGGCGCTTACGCGGCTCGGCACGGCAGTGCTTTCGTCGCGCCGGCGATGA
- a CDS encoding DsbA family protein: protein MSASEKSLPKRLLSGVAIATVALVLAACSEENKEAASKAPAETTSADATTTASTSAAPAASGEAKPATTEVAQATSPAAKVELPQPEGSVDVAKLMEPGALPEMAVGEANAPVTIVEYMSMTCPHCANFHNNTFDAIKTKYVDTGKVRFIVREFPFDPRAAAAFMLARCAPEGQYFPMISMLFKQQEQWAAAQNGRDALLQLSKLAGFTQESFEACLTNQKLLDDVNAVMQRGAKEFGVKSTPTFFVNGEHYSGDMSVDVMSALIDSKL from the coding sequence ATGTCCGCTTCCGAGAAAAGCCTTCCGAAACGCCTGCTGAGCGGCGTCGCCATTGCCACGGTCGCCCTCGTGCTTGCAGCCTGCAGCGAAGAAAACAAGGAGGCGGCTTCCAAGGCGCCGGCTGAGACGACGAGCGCGGACGCTACGACCACCGCCTCGACGAGCGCAGCACCGGCCGCTTCCGGCGAGGCGAAGCCGGCAACTACCGAAGTGGCGCAGGCAACCAGCCCGGCCGCCAAGGTCGAGCTGCCGCAGCCGGAAGGCAGCGTCGATGTAGCCAAACTCATGGAACCGGGAGCGCTTCCGGAAATGGCGGTCGGCGAGGCCAATGCGCCGGTGACGATCGTCGAATACATGTCGATGACCTGCCCGCATTGCGCCAATTTCCACAACAACACCTTCGACGCCATCAAGACCAAATACGTCGACACCGGCAAGGTGCGCTTCATCGTGCGCGAATTCCCCTTCGATCCGCGCGCGGCGGCTGCGTTCATGCTGGCGCGCTGCGCGCCGGAGGGACAGTATTTCCCGATGATCTCGATGCTGTTCAAGCAGCAGGAGCAATGGGCCGCCGCCCAGAACGGCCGCGATGCGCTGCTGCAATTGTCGAAACTCGCCGGTTTTACACAGGAGAGCTTCGAGGCCTGCTTGACGAACCAAAAACTTCTGGATGATGTGAACGCAGTCATGCAGCGCGGCGCCAAGGAGTTCGGAGTGAAATCGACGCCGACCTTTTTTGTGAATGGCGAGCACTATTCGGGGGACATGTCGGTTGACGTTATGTCGGCCCTCATCGACAGCAAGCTCTGA